Within Winogradskyella helgolandensis, the genomic segment GGAGATGTGGTTATTGAGGCAGATAAATACAAGCTTAATATCTTAGGGATCACACGAATATTTAATGGAAAAACCTTATACACTATCAGTCCAGAAGATGAAGAGGTAACGATTTCTACTGATAATACAGAAGACGAAAGTACCATTACACCAAGTAAAATGTTATCATTTTACGAAGATGGTTATAGCTTTAAAATGGACATCGTTCAAACTGTTAAAGGTCGAAAAATTCAGTATATTAAACTGAGCCCTATAGATACAAATTCTGAAATCAAACACGTTTTATTAGGTATTGATGCTACCACAAAACACATTTATAATTTAATTGAAGTTGGTAAAAACGGAACAAAAACAACATTAACTGTTAATTCTTTTAAAACCGACCAACCTATATCAAAAACCTTATTTACATTTGACAAAAGTAAATACAGTGATTATTTTATCAATAATATTGATTAATTCAATTTAAATAAATATTATCGCTAATAGATTTTTTTTTAATTGATATTAGGCTAAATTTTAACAGTGTGAAAATATTAGATAGGTACATACTTATCACTTTCTTAAGGACGTTTTTTAGCGTCTTTATTATATTCATGTTCATCTTTATTTTACAAGGGGTTTGGCTGTATATTTCCGAACTTGCTGGTAAAGATTTAGATGTAACTGTAACCGCAAAATTTATTTTGTACTATATGCCAAAGCTAATTCCTTTGGTAGTACCGTTGACTATTTTACTATCCTCCATTATGGTTTTTGGCAACTTTGCTGAAAATTATGAGTTTGCAGCCATGAAATCTACAGGTATTTCGTTGCAACGTGCTATGCGAAGTTTAAGTGTTTTTATCGTTGCACTTGGTATTGGGTGTTTCTTTTTTGCCAACAACGTAATTCCTTGGGGAGAATATAATTTTTATAACTTAAGACGTAATATTGCTAAAATGAAACCTGCCTTAGCCATTGCAGAAGGGCAGTTTAATGAAATTGGAAATATTAATATAAAAGTAGCGAAGAAAACAGGCGAACGTGGTCAGTTTCTTGAAGATGTTGTTATACATGAAAAAAGCACAACACGAAGAGGGAATTTTAAAGTTATCGTTTCTGAAAAAGGCGAACTTAAAAGTAGCCCTGATTCTAATATTCTTCAACTTGAATTAAAGAACGGAAATTACTACGAAGAAATCATTAGTAATAATCTACAAAAAAATGAAATCAAGCCACATGTACGGAGTTATTTTGACACTTACATTACCAATGTAGATTTAGAAATATTAAATGATGAAGACTTAGACGAAAAAAGTCAGTCTGACAGATATAATATGCTAAATGTAAGCCAACTAAATAATTATATAGATACTTTAGAACAAAACCAACAAAACGACTATAAAGCCTTAGCCACTACATTATATAATAGAAGTACGTATGCATCACTAAACGTTAATATTGATACATCAAAGACGAGAAAAAATATCCCAAAAGATTCTATTTTAATAGCTCAAAACTTTTTAGATTTCTATAATACAGCACAGAAACTTCAGATTCTAAATTTGGCTATTAACTCTTCAAATAGTACAAGACAAATTTTAGACTCTAACAAAAAGAACCTAGAAATTAAACAAGTACATTTAAACAAACATATTATTGTTTTACAAGATAAGTTTGTTTTAGCATTTGCATGTGTTATTCTGTTTTTTGTAGGAGCACCTCTTGGAGCCTTAATTCGCAAAGGTGGATTGGGATTACCAATGGTTGTAGCAATCGTGCTATTCCTAACCTATCATTTCTTTGGAATTTTCGCAAAAAACAGCGCAGAAAAAGGAAGTTTTAGTCCAATTATTGGTACTTGGTTTTCTACTGCAATTATGTTACCGTTAAGTATTTATTTAACCACACGTGCTACAAACGACAAAGGAGTTTTTCAGTTTGATAATATTATAGTCCCGTTAAAGCGCTTATTCAATCCAAAACAAAAGCTTCAACTTTCAGAGAGCGATACTAAAGTCTATAATTTTTATTCAAAATATTCTATTGAAGAATTGATTGCGATTATCAAAAATCAAGATGAGTTCGCCTTAGATAAAAAACCAAAAGAGATTGCGCTTCATAATTTATTAGATCGCAATATTTCACTTGAAAGTTTAAAATCGGAAGGTTTAGAAATATCTGATACCCTTATTAAAGCACGACTATTATTAAAAGACTACAAAGATTATTCTAAAACAAGTTTGATAAGTTATTGTATCGGTGTTATTCTAATAGTTTTACATCTTGTGTTTAATAACAATAAACTTCCAGAATTAGCAGAATCGGCTTTAAGTCTTGGCATTATCGCTTTTATCTTTTTTGTTATCTACGTTGTTGTGAACGCCTTTGTATATTCAAAATTTTATAAAACGATTAATCAAGAGAAAAAGCGAATCAACCCTTTATTTATTGCACTAACGCTTCCAATTTATCCTTTAAAATATATTATTGTAAGAAGTAGAATTTCTCAAGACTTCTATCTAAGCTGTCTTCAAAATATAAAATAAACGTATCTTTGTTTCGTCTAAAATTAGCACCATGATAA encodes:
- a CDS encoding LolA family protein codes for the protein MKNLIIIACLAIGFNAFAQNDVQAETLLKEVSTKIKSYKNISLDFKYELNNSSENIKQETRGDVVIEADKYKLNILGITRIFNGKTLYTISPEDEEVTISTDNTEDESTITPSKMLSFYEDGYSFKMDIVQTVKGRKIQYIKLSPIDTNSEIKHVLLGIDATTKHIYNLIEVGKNGTKTTLTVNSFKTDQPISKTLFTFDKSKYSDYFINNID
- a CDS encoding LptF/LptG family permease, with product MKILDRYILITFLRTFFSVFIIFMFIFILQGVWLYISELAGKDLDVTVTAKFILYYMPKLIPLVVPLTILLSSIMVFGNFAENYEFAAMKSTGISLQRAMRSLSVFIVALGIGCFFFANNVIPWGEYNFYNLRRNIAKMKPALAIAEGQFNEIGNINIKVAKKTGERGQFLEDVVIHEKSTTRRGNFKVIVSEKGELKSSPDSNILQLELKNGNYYEEIISNNLQKNEIKPHVRSYFDTYITNVDLEILNDEDLDEKSQSDRYNMLNVSQLNNYIDTLEQNQQNDYKALATTLYNRSTYASLNVNIDTSKTRKNIPKDSILIAQNFLDFYNTAQKLQILNLAINSSNSTRQILDSNKKNLEIKQVHLNKHIIVLQDKFVLAFACVILFFVGAPLGALIRKGGLGLPMVVAIVLFLTYHFFGIFAKNSAEKGSFSPIIGTWFSTAIMLPLSIYLTTRATNDKGVFQFDNIIVPLKRLFNPKQKLQLSESDTKVYNFYSKYSIEELIAIIKNQDEFALDKKPKEIALHNLLDRNISLESLKSEGLEISDTLIKARLLLKDYKDYSKTSLISYCIGVILIVLHLVFNNNKLPELAESALSLGIIAFIFFVIYVVVNAFVYSKFYKTINQEKKRINPLFIALTLPIYPLKYIIVRSRISQDFYLSCLQNIK